The following are encoded in a window of Eleutherodactylus coqui strain aEleCoq1 chromosome 12, aEleCoq1.hap1, whole genome shotgun sequence genomic DNA:
- the IGFBP1 gene encoding insulin-like growth factor-binding protein 1: MAKEISSCTWLLLAGLLLASVAATTEPLHCAQCTEEKLALCPQVPADCPELAREPGCGCCLTCALKRGEACGVYTARCGKALTCHVKPGEPRPLYALTRGQAICMDAEDLDKLRTSDTTEVKDYSEHENTAPESFDLPQDQLPPFLRIFPDGFDKFDAWNAITVYERMKAKKMIDRKKLKDQYQGPCQKDLYKAMDRLTRFQQRTGEDLYRFHIPNCNRNGFYHSKQCETALDGERGKCWCVFPLTGKKIPGSPENRGDLNCQQYLNAQE; encoded by the exons ATGGCTAAAGAAATCAGCTCTTGCACATGGCTGCTATTAGCTGGTCTACTTCTAGCATCAGTGGCTGCAACAACAGAGCCACTGCATTGTGCCCAatgtactgaggagaagctagctCTTTGCCCTCAAGTCCCTGCTGACTGTCCGGAGTTGGCAAGAGAACCCGGGTGCGGGTGCTGCTTGACTTGTGCATTGAAGCGGGGAGAAGCCTGCGGGGTGTacactgcaaggtgtggaaaagCACTAACTTGTCATGTAAAACCAGGAGAGCCCAGACCACTGTATGCACTAACAAGAGGACAAGCAATctgcatggatgcagaggacctGGACAAGCTGAGAACTAGTGATACCACAG AAGTGAAGGATTACTCTGAGCACGAGAACACGGCTCCGGAGAGCTTCGACCTTCCACAAGACCAGCTTCCTCCATTCCTCAGAATTTTTCCTGATGGTTTCGACAAGTTTGATGCCTGGAATGCAATCACCGTTTATGAACGCATGAAGGCTAAAAAGATGATTGACAGAAAGAAACTGAAAGACCAGTATCAG GGACCATGTCAGAAAGACCTTTACAAAGCAATGGACAGACTGACAAGATTTCAGCAAAGGACTGGAGAAGATCTTTATAGATTCCACATTCCCAACTGTAACAGAAATGGCTTctatcacagtaaacag TGTGAAACCGCACTTGATGGAGAACGAGGAAAATGTTGGTGCGTCTTTCCATTAACTGGGAAAAAGATTCCAGGTTCTCCAGAAAACAGAGGGGATCTGAACTGCCAGCAGTACCTGAATGCACAAGAATAG